One Papaver somniferum cultivar HN1 chromosome 10, ASM357369v1, whole genome shotgun sequence genomic window carries:
- the LOC113316118 gene encoding subtilisin-like protease SBT1.2 yields the protein MEPKSLFIIFFYFTITFNLFSFSVSNLQTYIIQLHPQPFTNSSFDQHTQWHLSFLERVLESDESPSTRLLYSYHSAMEGFSASLSECELMTIKSMPEVIAVRPERLLQIHTTYSYKFLGLSPVAREGAWLHTGFGRGTIVGILDTGVWPESPSFSDHLMPPVPKKWKGICQEGEKFNSLLCNRKLIGARFYTKGHRAAATPSMGIPMREYISARDAHGHGTHTSSTAAGASVPMANVLGMGAGEAIGMAPGAHVAIYKVCWFSGCYSSDIVAAMDDAIRDGVDVLSLSLGGFPIPLFEDSIAIGSFRAMEHGVTVICAAGNNGPITSSVANEAPWITTVGASTLDRKFPATLRLGNGEVLYGESMYPGKRQLNTSKEELELVYVSGADDGSEFCFKGSLPRSKVRGKMVVCDRGTNGRAEKGQIVKESGGAAMVLTNTVINLEEDSVDAHVLPATLIGYRESIRLKNYITSTRKPTARIEFGGTVIGKSRAPAVALFSSRGPSLTNPSILKPDLIAPGVNIIAAWPQNLGPTGLPQDSRRVNFTVLSGTSMACPHVSGIAALVRSFHPTWSPAAVKSAIMTTTDYIDHYGKPIMDGSKPAEVLAMGAGQVNPERATNPGLVYNIMPYDYIIHLCTLGYARTDIFTITHRSVNCHEILAKNKGFSLNYPSMTVIFKYGKTSSMIRRRLTNVGSPNSTYSVMIKAPAGVKLRVKPQHLTFNHVYQTLSYRVWFISKKRRTASQMIHAQGYLKWVHARNSYYSVRSPISITWA from the coding sequence ATGGAACCGAAATCacttttcatcattttcttttaCTTCACCATTACATTCAACTTGTTTTCATTCTCTGTTTCAAATCTTCAAACTTATATAATACAATTACACCCACAGCCTTTTACTAACTCTTCCTTCGATCAACATACTCAATGGCATCTATCGTTTCTTGAACGAGTTCTGGAATCAGATGAAAGCCCGTCCACTCGGCTTCTCTACTCTTATCACTCTGCCATGGAAGGATTCTCAGCTAGCCTTTCTGAATGTGAATTGATGACAATAAAAAGTATGCCTGAAGTGATTGCAGTTAGACCCGAACGTCTCCTTCAAATTCATACAACTTACTCGTACAAGTTTTTAGGACTTAGTCCAGTGGCTAGGGAAGGTGCTTGGTTACATACCGGGTTTGGCAGAGGTACAATTGTTGGCATCCTTGACACAGGTGTTTGGCCCGAGAGCCCGAGTTTTAGTGATCATTTAATGCCTCCAGTGCCAAAGAAATGGAAAGGAATCTGTCAAGAAGGCGAAAAATTTAATTCATTGCTTTGTAATCGTAAACTTATTGGTGCTAGATTTTATACTAAAGGACATCGAGCTGCTGCTACCCCATCGATGGGAATTCCTATGAGGGAGTACATTTCTGCTCGAGATGCCCATGGTCACGGGACTCATACTTCATCTACAGCCGCTGGAGCTTCGGTTCCGATGGCAAACGTGCTGGGAATGGGAGCTGGTGAAGCTATAGGAATGGCACCCGGAGCTCATGTTGCCATTTACAAAGTTTGCTGGTTCAGTGGTTGTTACAGTTCTGACATAGTAGCTGCCATGGATGATGCTATCAGAGATGGAGTTGatgttctctctctctctttaggAGGATTTCCTATTCCACTTTTCGAAGATAGTATTGCAATTGGAAGTTTTCGAGCAATGGAGCACGGTGTTACAGTGATTTGTGCAGCAGGAAATAACGGCCCCATCACAAGTTCGGTGGCAAATGAAGCTCCGTGGATCACAACTGTCGGTGCTAGTACTCTTGATAGGAAATTTCCCGCTACTTTACGTCTGGGAAATGGTGAAGTGCTATATGGAGAGTCTATGTATCCAGGAAagcggcaattaaacacaagcaAAGAAGAGCTCGAGCTGGTTTACGTAAGTGGAGCGGATGATGGAAGCGAATTTTGCTTCAAAGGATCTCTTCCAAGGAGCAAAGTTAGAGGCAAAATGGTGGTTTGTGATCGTGGGACAAATGGAAGGGCAGAAAAAGGTCAGATTGTGAAAGAATCCGGTGGAGCTGCAATGGTTCTAACAAATACAGTGATCAATCTAGAGGAAGATTCTGTTGACGCCCATGTTCTACCCGCAACATTGATCGGTTACAGAGAGTCTATTCGCTTAAAAAACTACATAACATCCACAAGAAAACCAACAGCTCGAATTGAATTTGGAGGAACTGTTATTGGAAAATCCAGAGCACCTGCAGTTGCTTTGTTTTCATCGAGAGGGCCTAGTCTAACTAATCCTTCAATACTGAAGCCAGATCTAATTGCTCCAGGGGTGAATATAATTGCTGCTTGGCCTCAGAATCTGGGTCCAACTGGCCTCCCACAAGATTCTAGAAGAGTTAATTTCACCGTGTTATCCGGAACTTCCATGGCTTGTCCCCATGTCAGTGGAATTGCTGCTTTAGTACGTTCTTTCCACCCAACATGGAGCCCAGCTGCTGTCAAGTCTGCAATCATGACAACTACTGATTACATTGATCATTACGGCAAGCCAATTATGGACGGATCAAAACCGGCAGAAGTCTTGGCAATGGGAGCTGGACAAGTAAACCCTGAAAGAGCAACCAACCCTGGATTGGTGTACAACATAATGCCATATGACTACATTATTCATCTTTGCACTCTTGGTTATGCAAGAACAGACATTTTCACCATTACTCATAGAAGTGTGAACTGTCATGAAATTCTTGCGAAAAACAAAGGGTTCAGCCTCAACTACCCCTCCATGACCGTCATCTTCAAGTATGGAAAGACGAGCAGTATGATTAGAAGACGATTAACTAATGTTGGTTCCCCTAATTCTACCTACTCGGTGATGATAAAGGCACCTGCAGGAGTGAAGTTAAGAGTCAAACCGCAGCATCTGACATTCAACCATGTATATCAAACTTTGAGTTACCGAGTTTGGTTCATATCCAAGAAGAGAAGAACAGCTTCTCAGATGATCCACGCTCAAGGCTATCTGAAATGGGTTCATGCTCGTAACAGCTATTACAGTGTTAGGAGTCCAATTTCTATAACTTGGGCATAA
- the LOC113316882 gene encoding photosystem II reaction center PSB28 protein, chloroplastic-like, with the protein MAALQSLALSSPISHCQQQQQRSHSGLVSSPRVVYQSANSSLNGQAMQIPRQRWVPLRGSSRTSRAITMMVKPVIQFIQGTDERTIPDVRLTKSRDGSNGVAIFSFDQPSVFDSSTELGDITGFYMIDEEGVLNTVDVSAKFVNGKPSRVEAKYTMRTTRDWDRFMRFMERYSDANGLQFIKK; encoded by the exons ATGGCAGCCTTACAATCTCTTGCATTgtcttctccaatttctcattgtcaacaacaacaacaacgttcacattcag GCTTGGTATCTTCACCTCGGGTTGTTTATCAAAGTGCAAATTCTTCATTGAATGGACAAGCAATGCAGATACCTCGTCAGCGATGGGTTCCATTAAGGGGAAGTTCTCGGACGTCTAGAGCTATAACTATGATGGTTAAGCCAGTAATTCAGTTCATTCAAGGAACTGATGAACGGACAATTCCAGATGTTAGGTTAACAAAGTCGAGAGATGGTTCAAATGGTGTGGCAATATTCAGCTTTGATCAACCTTCAGTATTCGATTCATCTACTGAACTCGGTGATATCACTGGCTTTTACATGATTGACGAAGAAGGGGTTCTTAACACAGTTGATGTTAGTGCCAAATTTGTTAATGGAAAACCCTCGAGAGTAGAAGCAAAGTACACCATGCGAACTACACGTGATTGGGACAGGTTCATGAGGTTCATGGAACGCTACTCAGACGCTAACGGGTTGCAGTTCATCAAAAAATGA